The region AGCGCCGGGACGAGTAGCCTTTACTCGACAGCGGCGAGGCGAGAAGAGGGGCGCGCATCCCGCGTGGGCGGGATACCGTCGATCAGGGATTCTGCGGAGCGGGTCGGCTGATGATCTCGGTCTCGTCCCCTTCGAGCCCGACGAAGAAGAACGCCGAACCGTCCAGGTCGGCGCGCCAGACAATGGCGTCCACGTCGAGAGAGAGGCCATTGGGTGGGCGGAAGTGGAGCTTGGCCGTCTTGCCGACTTCCAGGGGCTCATCGACCCGGACCTTG is a window of Candidatus Methylomirabilota bacterium DNA encoding:
- a CDS encoding PilZ domain-containing protein, yielding MAMSDRRADLRRYPRAKVTWPVVLELEDRSLQLETVNLSPMGTKVRVDEPLEVGKTAKLHFRPPNGLSLDVDAIVWRADLDGSAFFFVGLEGDETEIISRPAPQNP